Proteins co-encoded in one Corylus avellana chromosome ca9, CavTom2PMs-1.0 genomic window:
- the LOC132191910 gene encoding bifunctional monothiol glutaredoxin-S16, chloroplastic: protein MATINFSPLRTTPSLCSRSSRSPQNAPKLSLYSHPRPSRTFPSISLKSNSTAKPRALTITFAHKNLSETELVSVPPEAEDVAGKFPSYAGVYAVYDQNDELQFIGISRDIAASVTIHRKSVPELCCSVKVGVVDDPERTALTQAWKSWMEEHIKATGKVPPGNETGNTTWVRQPPKKKADLRLTPGRHVELTVPLEELIDKLVKESKVVAFIKGSRSAPLCGFSQRVVGILESEGVNYETVDVLDEEYNYGLRETLKKYSNWPTFPQIFVNGELVGGCDILTSMYEKGELASLFKK from the exons ATGGCCACAATCAACTTCTCTCCACTTCGCACTACCCCCTCTCTCTGCTCACGTTCTTCTCGCTCTCCCCAAAACGCCCCTAAACTTTCACTCTATTCACACCCCAGACCCTCCCGCACTTTCCCTTCCATTTCTTTGAAATCCAACAGCACAGCTAAACCTCGCGCCTTAACAATCACTTTCGCTCACAAGAACCTATCGGAAACAGAGCTAGTCTCCGTGCCGCCGGAAGCAGAGGATGTCGCCGGAAAGTTTCCGTCATATGCCGGCGTTTACGCCGTTTACGACCAGAACGACGAGCTTCAGTTCATTGGCATATCACGGGATATTGCGGCGAGCGTTACGATTCACCGGAAATCGGTTCCGGAGCTCTGCTGCTCCGTCAAG GTCGGGGTAGTGGATGATCCTGAAAGAACAGCTCTTACCCAAGCTTGGAAATCATGGATGGAAGAACACATAAAAGCCACTGGAAAGGTCCCACCAGGCAATGAAACAGGAAACACCACCTGGGTCCGGCAGCCGCCAAAGAAGAAGGCTGATCTTCGGCTGACACCTGGCCGTCATGTCGAACTCACGGTCCCTTTGGAGGAACTCATCGATAAGTTGGTAAAGGAGAGCAAGGTGGTAGCCTTTATCAAGGGCTCAAGAAGTGCACCGCTTTGTGGATTCTCGCAGAGGGTGGTTGGCATCCTTGAAAGCGAGGGGGTGAATTATGAAACTGTTGATGTCCTGGATGAAGAGTATAATTATGGATTAAGGGAGACACTGAAGAAGTATAGTAACTGGCCCACATTCCCGCAGATCTTTGTGAATGGTGAATTGGTTGGGGGTTGCGATATTCTGACATCCATGTATGAGAAGGGTGAACTTGCTAGTTTGTTCAAGAAGTAA
- the LOC132161864 gene encoding protein trichome birefringence-like 3: MSLAPSTSATMKPSRGRPPLPIIVAIVICALAFIALFYTETVTFLSSRSIFKHKYSCSRKNAARKSNDRTGENDVDESLVDDRFEFDPEECNVANGKWVFNSSIKPLYSDRTCPYLDRQVSCVKNGRPDSDYRHWEWQPEDCTLPRFNPELALKKLRGKRILFVGDSLQRGQWQSFVCMVESIIPEDKKSMRRGRSLSVFKAKEYNASIEFYWAPFLVESNSDLHIIADPKKRILKVDSVSKHAKSWVGVDILVFNTYVWWMSGLRLKTLWGSFANGEEGYEELDTPVAYRIGLKTWANWVDSTVNPNKTRVFFTTMSPTHTRSEDWNRKNGTKCFNETKPVMKKKHWGTGSDKKIMSVVTNVVQKMKVPVTVINITQISEYRIDAHASVYTETGGKLLTDEQKADPMHHADCIHWCLPGVPDTWNQIFLAHL; the protein is encoded by the exons ATGAGTTTAGCACCTTCTACTTCAGCCACAATGAAACCTTCCAGAGGAAGGCCACCTCTTCCCATTATTGTGGCCATAGTGATCTGTGCTTTGGCCTTCATAGCTCTCTTCTATACAGAAACGgttacttttctttcttccagATCCATTTTCAAGCATAAATATTCCTGTTCCAGGAAAAATGCTGCCAGAAAATCTA ATGACAGAACTGGAGAGAATGATGTGGATGAGTCCCTTGTAGATGATAGGTTCGAATTTGACCCAGAGGAATGCAATGTTGCTAACGGAAAGTGGGTGTTCAACAGTTCAATCAAGCCCTTGTACTCAGACAGAACCTGCCCGTATCTTGATAGGCAAGTTTCTTGCGTCAAGAATGGACGGCCGGATTCTGACTACCGTCACTGGGAATGGCAGCCGGAAGATTGTACCTTGCCTAG gTTTAATCCAGAGCTCGCTCTTAAGAAACTGCGAGGAAAGAGGATATTGTTTGTAGGAGATTCACTGCAACGAGGTCAATGGCAATCTTTCGTCTGTATGGTGGAATCCATCATACCTGAGGACAAGAAGTCCATGAGACGGGGCCGCTCTCTTTCAGTCTTCAAAGCCAAG GAATATAATGCTTCTATTGAATTCTATTGGGCCCCATTTCTTGTGGAGTCCAATTCAGATCTCCACATTATAGCAGATCCAAAGAAGAGAATACTGAAAGTGGATTCTGTTTCAAAGCATGCCAAAAGTTGGGTAGGAGTGGATATCCTTGTCTTCAATACCTACGTTTGGTGGATGAGTGGTCTTAGACTCAAAACACT ATGGGGATCATTTGCAAATGGGGAAGAAGGGTATGAAGAGCTGGATACACCAGTTGCTTACAGAATAGGTTTGAAGACGTGGGCCAACTGGGTCGACTCAACTGTTAATCCCAATAAAACCCGTGTCTTCTTCACCACCATGTCCCCTACACACActag AAGCGAAGACTGGAATAGAAAGAATGGGACAAAATGTTTCAACGAGACAAAGCCAGTGATGAAAAAGAAGCACTGGGGAACTGGTTCCGACAAGAAGATCATGAGCGTTGTAACAAATGTTGTGCAGAAAATGAAAGTTCCAGTTACGGTCATCAACATAACACAAATCTCCGAGTACCGAATTGATGCCCACGCATCGGTTTACACAGAGACCGGGGGTAAACTGTTAACTGATGAGCAGAAAGCCGACCCAATGCACCATGCAGATTGCATACATTGGTGTTTGCCAGGAGTCCCAGACACATGGAATCAAATATTTTTGGCACATTtgtag
- the LOC132191351 gene encoding protein SCO1 homolog 1, mitochondrial yields the protein MATIISRNVNHLRYVNRCLSQFRRLPIRSPPLADTAPLRTLPILQSVVPLGFGIQSLAIYQRCLFGTSTASVNPENQAPNSSGEANSGNGKHSGGSHQSNESGKSVRGGPVSWLSFLLLIATGAGLIFYYDKQKKQHIEEITSASEAVKQGPSVGQAAIGGPFNLINHDGKHVTEKDLLGKWTLIYFGFTHCPDICPEELQKLVAAVDKIKEKAGIEIVPVFISVDPERDTVEQVGEYVKEFHPKLIGLTGTPDEIRSVARAYRVYYMKTAEEDSDYLVDHSIVMYLMGPDMKFVKFFGKNNDVDSLADGVIKEIKQYKK from the exons ATGGCGACCATCATTTCGCGAAACGTGAATCATCTCCGCTACGTCAATCGCTGTCTCAGCCAATTCAGAAGATTGCCGATACGTTCTCCACCGCTCGCCGATACGGCTCCTCTCCGAACACTTCCTATTCTTCAATCG GTCGTACCTCTAGGGTTCGGAATTCAGTCTTTAGCAATATATCAGAGATGTCTGTTTGGTACTTCTACTGCCTCTGTTAATCCGGAAAATCAAGCACCAAACAGTTCTGGAGAGGCTAACTCTGGCAATGGAAAACATTCTGGAGGATCACATCAGAGTAATGAATCTGGAAAATCTGTTCGAGGAGGG CCTGTTTCATGGTTGAGTTTTCTTTTGCTCATTGCTACGGGCGCAGGATTGATCTTCTACTACGACAAGCAAAAGAAACAACATATTGAAG AAATTACTAGTGCTTCAGAGGCAGTAAAACAGGGACCATCTGTGGGACAGGCAGCCATTGGGGGCCCATTTAATCTTATCAATCATGATGGGAAGCATGTTACTGAAAAGGACCTTTTAGGAAAATGGACATTGATATATTTTGGCTTCACTCACTGCCCTGACATCTGCCCAGAGGAGCTACAGAAGCTAGTTGCTGCAGTTGATAAAATAA AGGAAAAAGCAGGGATTGAAATTGTACCTGTTTTCATCTCTGTTGATCCCGAGAGGGACACTGTTGAGCAAGTAGGCGAATATGTCAAAG AGTTCCATCCAAAGTTAATTGGGCTAACTGGTACCCCGGACGAGATACGGAGTGTTGCTCGTGCATATCGAGTTTATTATATGAAGACAGCAGAGGAAGACTCTGATTATCTTGTCGATCACTCGATAGTCAT GTACTTGATGGGTCCTGAtatgaaatttgtaaaattcTTTGGGAAAAACAATGATGTTGATTCACTTGCTGATGGCGTGATCAAAGAGATCAAGCAGTACAAGAAATAG